The DNA region GTTATTCATATCAAGCCCCGATATAATAAGCAAACTCAAAGCTATAAGTTCAGGATAATATTTTTTTTAAAAGCAATGATGCTGTGAAAGAGCTAAATAGGGTTATTAAAAATAGCATTATTATAATCATATATATTAGTGTTGGAAGATATATGCCTACATTTAATGCATTATATAAAGAAATTGTGAAAAATAAAAATCTCTCTCCAAATAAAAATGATGTTACAGATATAATTATAAGTATTAATAATGCAAAAGCTTTATTTATGTTTTTAATTATTATCTCATTCATAAATATCATTATATACGCTATCATTAATATTATAAAAGATATAGATGATACTTTTGATAAATATACTGATAAATATGATGAAAAATAATGTAAAAAATCAAAATCTAATAATTTGTTTATTGATATTATTATATAATTTAGATTAGATGATACTAAACTTAATAATAGAAAAATATAAACTCCTCTTGTTATTTCATATATATCTTTTTTAATTATTATTGGAAAGAGTATATATATAGTAAGCACTAAAGTAGAAATAAAAAATAGCAATTCTATTATGTTGTATGTGTTTATATGTGTTATATATAGTTTTAATGTGCCTGTGATGAGAAATATTATACCAAGAATAGAGTATGAAATTTGAGAATCAAACATGTAGTTATAAAATTTATAAAAAAGCAGCAAAAAAAAAGTAATTAAAATGCTATAGTTAAGTATGTAAGACAGCAGATAAAATACAGATTCATTATTGATTATAAAAACTCTAAAAAATATATAATTTAATAATACAGCAATAACAAAATAATTAGCCCAAGTACGATATGTATTTATAAAAGAAACATCATTTATTTTTTTTGATAAGTATATCATTTTTTATTTTTCCAGTATCATTAAATATATTAGTTAATGATATTTTATTATATAAGATTTATATTGTTTTTCAATATTCATAGTTTCCATTTTCATCTATTTTGTATATTATTTCTCTTTTACTATTAATAAATACATCATATCCTACTTTTATATTTTTCCAAAAGTTTATTAATTTATCTGATTCTCTTCTATTTTTAATATTTTCTTCTGTCATTTTAAATGGAAATATATATACAGGAATTTTTTTCTGTCCATTATTTTTAGCATGTACGGCATATAAGTAAATTTCTTTTATTTTATCATCTGTCATAGGTATGCATCCTATAGTAACTTCAGAGCCATGTATGAATATATCTCCGCCTAATTTGTTTCTTTTTCCTTTTATCTGGTCAGATTTATTAGGGTAGTTAATGCCTAAAGATAAATAATAACTGCTTGCAGGATTAAACCTATCTATATAATAAAAACCTTCTGGAACTTGTAAATCTCCTTCCATTCTTTTTGGTCCTAATACGCCAGATTTTGATGCTATGTTATATTGTGCTATTTTTTTGTAGGTTTTATCTGCATTATTTTTGGCATATATTTCTAATATAGATTCTTCTTTATAAGCTATAATTATTATATTTAATTTGTTTATAGATATATTATTGTTTTGTAGATTTTGTTTGATTATTTGTTCTTTATCTTCTATTGCTTTTCTTACTCTGGGGTATCTTTTTTGTTCGTCTAAAAAGTTTGCTGAAAATAGTAATGTGTTTAATATAAATAATGATATTATTATATATTTTAACATTCTCTGTCCTTATTTATGCGGTATAAAATTAATTATAATTTTACTATTGTCGGTAAAAAAGTTTATTTTAATGATTAAAATATTAAAAGATTAAAGTCGATATAAATAGATAGTATGTAAATTAATAATTTGCTTGCAAAAAGCGATAATAAATGTTATATTTTTAATATACTTTAAAATGAGGATTTGATATAAGTGTTGGATAGCACTACAGTTTATGGCAATGTTAATGAGAATATTCTTGATTATTCTGCAATCTTAGAAGTTACTGTAAAAGATATACAAAATTTCTTAACAGAATTCGGAAGAGTTTACAGCTTTATAGGAGAGAAGTTTCCATTAATAGAACAAGAAATGAAAAATGAAAATGAGAAATCAATTTCTCTTTTAAGTTATTTTACAGAAAAAGATACTAAAAAAAACTTTTCTAGCGACTTCCAAGAAAACCAAGAAGATTTTTTTAAATCTTTTGATAGAATGCAGTCATTAATAAATCAAGATGATGTTTTATCAAATTCTATTATTGAAGACGTTAATATTATTAGTAACGTAATGGACTCTATAGAAGAGATAAGAAAATTAGCAGATCAGATAAAGGTTTATTCTCTTAATGCTATTATTATAGCTTCAAAATACGGTTCCGGCGGTAAGGCTTTTGGAGAAATATCAA from Brachyspira pilosicoli P43/6/78 includes:
- a CDS encoding WESB_1763 family membrane protein; protein product: MIYLSKKINDVSFINTYRTWANYFVIAVLLNYIFFRVFIINNESVFYLLSYILNYSILITFFLLLFYKFYNYMFDSQISYSILGIIFLITGTLKLYITHINTYNIIELLFFISTLVLTIYILFPIIIKKDIYEITRGVYIFLLLSLVSSNLNYIIISINKLLDFDFLHYFSSYLSVYLSKVSSISFIILMIAYIMIFMNEIIIKNINKAFALLILIIISVTSFLFGERFLFFTISLYNALNVGIYLPTLIYMIIIMLFLITLFSSFTASLLLKKILS
- a CDS encoding L,D-transpeptidase family protein, giving the protein MLKYIIISLFILNTLLFSANFLDEQKRYPRVRKAIEDKEQIIKQNLQNNNISINKLNIIIIAYKEESILEIYAKNNADKTYKKIAQYNIASKSGVLGPKRMEGDLQVPEGFYYIDRFNPASSYYLSLGINYPNKSDQIKGKRNKLGGDIFIHGSEVTIGCIPMTDDKIKEIYLYAVHAKNNGQKKIPVYIFPFKMTEENIKNRRESDKLINFWKNIKVGYDVFINSKREIIYKIDENGNYEY